The proteins below come from a single Acidimicrobiia bacterium genomic window:
- a CDS encoding ribbon-helix-helix protein, CopG family codes for MTEPKTYRTSSGRLLADEEIEAVSTEVAETEYDVEALKIRRRGRPSMGSAPADVVPVRIDPELRAAIEARVAAEQTTTSEVIREAIRRFLEVV; via the coding sequence GTGACCGAACCGAAGACCTATCGCACTTCCAGCGGCCGCCTGCTCGCCGACGAGGAGATCGAAGCGGTGTCGACCGAGGTCGCCGAGACCGAATATGATGTCGAAGCCCTCAAGATCCGGCGACGGGGTCGACCTTCGATGGGGTCGGCACCTGCCGATGTGGTTCCGGTACGTATCGACCCCGAACTACGTGCCGCGATCGAAGCCCGCGTCGCGGCCGAGCAAACCACGACGAGCGAGGTCATCCGCGAGGCTATCCGCCGATTCCTCGAGGTCGTCTGA
- the argH gene encoding argininosuccinate lyase, with amino-acid sequence MTLWSEGRFTQAPAEELWAFTVDHADRRLLVDDVEGSIAHASMLGAVGLLDGSETDAIVAGLRKIAAEAASGSFEFTDGDEDVHSAVERRLGEIVGEIAGKLHTGRSRNDQVALDIRLYLRRSVADRIRQIKSLVGIIVDKAEEAGDTVVASYTHLQQAQAVPLAHQLLSYCWMLTRDVGRFEGVAGRIDVSPLGAGASGGSTLPLDPDAVAARLGLGAVFDNSMDAVGSRDVVAETVWCCTQTMIHLSRLAEDLLLWSSSEFGWVVFADNYTTGSSAMPQKKNADIAELVRGRAAAAIGDLTAIVALQKGLPMTYNRDLQEDKRLVFHADDTLAGSVSALGGMLATASFQPPVPDAAVTALDLAEALTTRGVPFRQAHQVVGRLVATLLADGRTLSEAVADDLSNAHPDFEPGDLDLIDVEVSVANRATPGGGSHESVARQIAALRSWIG; translated from the coding sequence ATGACCCTGTGGTCGGAGGGGCGGTTCACGCAAGCACCCGCGGAGGAGCTCTGGGCGTTCACGGTCGATCACGCCGACCGTCGCCTGCTCGTCGACGATGTCGAAGGATCGATCGCGCACGCGTCGATGCTCGGTGCCGTGGGTCTGCTCGATGGGTCCGAGACCGACGCGATCGTCGCCGGGCTTCGAAAGATCGCCGCAGAGGCGGCGAGCGGTTCGTTCGAGTTCACCGATGGCGACGAGGATGTTCATTCAGCCGTCGAGCGTCGACTCGGGGAGATCGTCGGGGAGATTGCAGGGAAGCTCCACACAGGACGGTCTCGCAACGATCAGGTTGCACTCGACATCCGCCTCTACCTGAGGCGGTCGGTTGCGGATCGGATCCGTCAGATCAAGTCGCTTGTGGGGATCATCGTCGACAAGGCCGAGGAGGCAGGCGACACCGTGGTCGCGTCCTACACGCACCTCCAGCAGGCACAGGCTGTCCCCCTCGCCCACCAGCTGTTGTCGTATTGTTGGATGCTGACGCGTGACGTTGGGCGGTTCGAGGGGGTCGCCGGGCGCATCGATGTTTCGCCGCTGGGTGCAGGCGCCTCCGGGGGGTCAACCCTGCCGCTCGATCCCGACGCGGTCGCTGCGCGGCTCGGATTGGGGGCCGTCTTCGACAACTCGATGGACGCGGTCGGGTCCCGCGATGTCGTCGCCGAGACCGTCTGGTGTTGCACCCAGACGATGATCCATCTCTCGCGGCTCGCCGAGGATCTGCTCCTGTGGTCGTCTTCCGAGTTCGGCTGGGTTGTGTTCGCCGACAACTACACGACCGGTTCGTCGGCGATGCCCCAGAAGAAGAACGCGGACATCGCCGAGTTGGTCCGTGGACGAGCCGCAGCAGCGATCGGTGACCTGACCGCGATCGTCGCGCTGCAAAAGGGTCTCCCCATGACATACAACCGCGACCTGCAAGAGGACAAACGCCTGGTGTTCCATGCCGACGACACCCTCGCCGGTTCTGTCAGCGCGCTCGGTGGGATGCTCGCCACCGCGTCATTCCAACCCCCTGTCCCTGATGCCGCGGTGACGGCCCTCGACCTCGCCGAAGCGCTGACCACGCGGGGAGTCCCTTTCCGTCAGGCGCACCAAGTCGTCGGTCGGCTCGTCGCCACTCTCCTCGCCGATGGCCGAACCCTGTCGGAGGCCGTGGCCGACGACCTGTCCAACGCTCATCCGGACTTCGAGCCGGGCGACCTCGACCTGATCGATGTCGAAGTGTCGGTCGCGAACCGGGCCACCCCCGGAGGCGGTTCCCACGAATCCGTTGCTCGGCAGATCGCTGCCCTGCGGTCCTGGATCGGGTGA
- the argB gene encoding acetylglutamate kinase, with amino-acid sequence MTGHTSPSPLKPRIASTMGKAGIFSEALPFIRRFRDTTVVIKYGGSAMVDEELRSTFADDVAMLHFVGIKPIIVHGGGPHISRAMGQRGMEPQWVEGLRVTDEETIRVVQATLVGEVNPDIVRLVNNHGSVAAGVSGLDANLFVAEPQDERLGFVGRVTKVNTELIEGLQGQGYVPVIAPIARGEDGQTYNLNADTAAGALAAAIGASKLVFLTDVEGLYRDFGDNTSLISRISTPELFDFVESGAASAGMLPKIRASLAAIDAGVKQVHILDGRVQHALLLEIFTPEGIGTMVTPEGTE; translated from the coding sequence ATGACCGGTCACACGAGTCCGTCACCACTCAAACCGAGGATCGCTTCGACCATGGGCAAGGCTGGGATCTTCTCGGAAGCCCTGCCGTTCATTCGGCGGTTCCGAGACACCACGGTCGTGATCAAGTACGGCGGGTCGGCAATGGTCGACGAGGAGCTTCGATCCACCTTCGCCGACGATGTGGCGATGCTGCACTTCGTCGGGATCAAACCGATCATCGTCCACGGGGGCGGTCCACACATCTCGCGCGCGATGGGTCAGCGCGGCATGGAGCCCCAATGGGTCGAGGGACTCCGGGTGACGGACGAAGAGACGATCAGGGTCGTGCAGGCGACACTGGTCGGTGAGGTCAACCCCGACATTGTTCGCCTCGTGAACAACCACGGTTCGGTCGCCGCCGGCGTGTCCGGTCTCGATGCGAACCTCTTCGTCGCCGAGCCCCAGGATGAACGCCTCGGGTTCGTCGGCAGGGTCACCAAGGTGAACACGGAGCTGATCGAAGGGCTCCAGGGGCAGGGCTATGTGCCGGTGATCGCCCCGATCGCACGCGGGGAGGACGGGCAGACCTACAACCTCAACGCCGACACCGCCGCAGGTGCCCTCGCTGCGGCGATCGGTGCATCAAAGCTCGTGTTCCTGACCGATGTCGAAGGTCTCTACCGGGATTTCGGAGACAACACAAGCTTGATCTCGAGGATCAGCACTCCCGAACTGTTCGACTTCGTCGAGTCCGGAGCCGCATCCGCTGGGATGCTGCCGAAGATCCGGGCGAGCCTCGCCGCCATCGATGCTGGCGTCAAGCAGGTGCACATCCTCGATGGGCGCGTCCAGCACGCACTGCTGCTCGAGATCTTCACCCCTGAGGGGATCGGAACAATGGTGACGCCGGAGGGAACAGAGTGA
- the argC gene encoding N-acetyl-gamma-glutamyl-phosphate reductase yields the protein MSISVAVVGASGYAGGELIRLLDAHPVFSVELLGANSKAGSALGDVHPQLSGGERPLVTFDQERFGEVDAVFFALPHGASASPAVEMLARGVAVIDLGADFRFDDPDRYRNAYGTEHPHPEQLGEFVYGVPELFADAVRGTDRVAVPGCYPTATIVPLAPLASAGLVDTSDIVVDAMSGVTGAGRAVSESTAFGAIDESVRAYKVLGHRHQPEMIQGIERFASGEVRVVFTPHLVPMLRGILSTIHVKTNPGVEFGDVVGAFDGTYADEPFVRRLEVPPETRWVVGSNNALVSYHLNGSTGHLIALCAIDNLLKGAAGQAVQCANLMFGLEQTVGLSTEGSMP from the coding sequence ATGTCGATCTCTGTTGCGGTGGTTGGCGCTTCCGGATATGCCGGGGGTGAGCTCATCAGGCTTCTCGACGCGCACCCGGTGTTTTCGGTTGAGCTGCTTGGCGCCAATTCGAAGGCAGGCTCGGCGCTCGGCGATGTCCATCCACAGCTCTCGGGCGGTGAGCGCCCGCTCGTGACCTTCGACCAAGAACGATTCGGTGAGGTCGACGCGGTGTTCTTCGCGCTGCCGCATGGCGCGTCGGCATCGCCCGCCGTTGAGATGCTCGCCCGTGGTGTCGCCGTCATCGATCTCGGAGCTGATTTCCGTTTTGATGATCCTGACCGATATCGCAACGCATATGGCACGGAACATCCCCATCCCGAGCAGCTCGGGGAGTTCGTCTACGGGGTTCCCGAGTTGTTTGCGGACGCGGTTCGCGGCACCGATCGGGTCGCGGTCCCTGGCTGCTATCCGACAGCGACGATTGTTCCGCTCGCGCCGCTCGCATCGGCCGGGCTCGTTGACACGAGCGACATCGTTGTCGATGCGATGTCCGGCGTGACCGGTGCGGGGAGGGCCGTTTCGGAGTCGACGGCGTTCGGTGCGATCGACGAATCCGTGCGGGCGTACAAGGTGCTCGGGCATCGCCACCAACCCGAGATGATCCAGGGGATCGAACGGTTCGCGAGCGGCGAGGTTCGTGTCGTGTTCACACCCCACCTCGTACCGATGCTACGAGGCATCCTGTCGACGATCCATGTCAAGACCAACCCCGGCGTCGAATTCGGTGATGTCGTCGGCGCGTTCGACGGGACCTATGCCGATGAGCCCTTCGTGCGCAGGCTCGAGGTGCCGCCCGAGACGCGGTGGGTCGTTGGTTCCAACAACGCCCTCGTGTCGTACCACCTCAACGGTTCGACCGGACATCTCATCGCCCTGTGCGCCATCGACAACCTACTCAAAGGCGCAGCCGGTCAGGCGGTCCAGTGCGCAAACCTGATGTTCGGTTTGGAGCAAACGGTTGGCCTCTCCACGGAAGGATCGATGCCATGA
- a CDS encoding ribonuclease H, protein MPEFSCRECGSSFTLPGSVLERYPGWTPRLCTACRGAETGGTGTGSPGVDDPSTGVFTDGSSVPNPGPGGWGAVYVIDGEVIAQISGADAETTNNRMELKALIEGASLVPDGTPATVYSDSNLAVRTINEWAPRWKQRGWKRKSGPVENLELVKQAYDIYRNRPELSLVWIRAHVGYTWNEYADTLANTARLRGI, encoded by the coding sequence ATGCCAGAGTTCTCATGCCGCGAGTGCGGGTCATCGTTCACGCTGCCCGGATCCGTGCTCGAACGGTATCCCGGATGGACCCCCCGCCTCTGCACAGCCTGTCGGGGTGCGGAGACAGGAGGCACGGGCACTGGCTCTCCTGGTGTCGATGATCCGTCCACCGGGGTGTTCACCGACGGCAGCTCCGTCCCGAATCCGGGTCCCGGCGGCTGGGGTGCCGTCTATGTGATCGATGGTGAGGTGATCGCGCAGATCAGCGGCGCCGACGCCGAAACGACCAACAACCGGATGGAACTCAAGGCACTCATCGAAGGTGCGTCCCTCGTCCCCGACGGGACGCCGGCAACCGTGTACTCGGATTCCAACCTTGCTGTGCGAACGATCAACGAGTGGGCTCCGCGATGGAAGCAGCGGGGATGGAAGCGCAAGAGCGGCCCGGTTGAGAACCTCGAACTCGTCAAGCAGGCCTACGACATCTACCGAAACCGGCCCGAGTTGAGCCTTGTGTGGATCAGGGCCCATGTCGGCTACACATGGAACGAATACGCCGACACGCTCGCAAACACGGCGAGGCTGCGGGGCATATGA
- a CDS encoding cupin domain-containing protein has product MELRRYSDAPVFEFGDLQLRELTPDVFDVASFAEVIVPIGADREPRSSAKEHRIYICFAGTVEFSVDDATVRLSSGDVLHIAQGERYGFHNGGYEDVRLLLLRVPGPSIPENL; this is encoded by the coding sequence GTGGAATTGCGGCGATATTCTGACGCGCCGGTCTTCGAGTTCGGGGACCTGCAGCTTCGCGAGCTCACTCCCGATGTCTTCGATGTCGCGTCGTTCGCCGAGGTGATCGTTCCCATCGGCGCGGACCGTGAACCCCGCTCAAGCGCCAAGGAGCACCGCATCTATATCTGCTTCGCGGGAACCGTTGAGTTCTCTGTTGACGATGCGACGGTCCGTCTCAGTTCCGGCGATGTGCTCCACATCGCGCAGGGTGAACGCTACGGGTTCCACAACGGTGGCTATGAGGATGTGCGGCTGTTACTCCTCCGGGTGCCGGGGCCGAGCATCCCGGAGAACCTCTGA
- a CDS encoding CCA tRNA nucleotidyltransferase, with protein sequence MTKERFREILTPEIRDLAARFAADGHDLYLVGGSVRDVLLGRPVSDLDFTTRARPGDIERIGAEWASSLFLAGKDFGTVGLVHEGRVHEITTFRSEVYRGDSRKPVVTFSDHLVEDLSRRDFTVNAMALSVPTDPRTDPVMEDPFGGLPDLMEGILRTPQPPEVLFSDDPLRMLRLFRFMSTLGFVPEREVLDAVASMADRLDIISAERIRTEFDKLIVGAHVVVALEALIESGLADHFIPEIPALAVEQDPVHRHKDVLAHTIAVVGKTDAGREEPRLEVRLAALFHDIGKPATREYSGNGVSFHHHEVVGARMARKRMKAMRYPNHVVQDVGNLVFLHMRPHTYKMGWTDAAVRRYVRDAGPLLDQLNELVRCDVTTRNEQRARAISRRIDELEERIVSLRAQEELDALRPPIDGNQVMDYLGLEPSREVGRIMDMLLEKRIEDGPYTEEEAYAMLDAWAAASSDTRG encoded by the coding sequence ATGACGAAGGAACGGTTCCGAGAGATCCTCACCCCTGAGATCCGAGACCTCGCCGCTCGGTTTGCGGCGGATGGCCACGACCTGTATCTGGTCGGTGGCTCGGTTCGCGATGTGCTGCTCGGGCGGCCCGTGTCGGACCTCGACTTCACGACGAGGGCGCGCCCGGGAGACATCGAACGCATCGGCGCGGAATGGGCATCATCGCTGTTCCTCGCAGGCAAGGATTTCGGCACGGTCGGTCTCGTCCACGAAGGAAGGGTCCATGAGATCACGACATTCCGATCGGAGGTCTATCGCGGGGATTCGCGCAAGCCGGTCGTGACCTTCAGCGACCATCTCGTCGAAGATCTGTCGCGGCGTGACTTCACCGTCAACGCGATGGCCCTTTCGGTGCCGACCGACCCGCGCACCGATCCCGTGATGGAAGACCCTTTCGGGGGACTGCCGGATCTCATGGAGGGCATTTTGCGTACACCGCAGCCGCCCGAGGTACTTTTCTCCGATGACCCCCTCCGGATGCTGCGCCTGTTCCGATTCATGTCGACGCTTGGCTTCGTGCCTGAGCGGGAGGTGCTCGACGCGGTCGCATCCATGGCGGACCGCCTCGACATCATCTCGGCGGAACGGATACGAACCGAGTTCGACAAGCTCATCGTCGGCGCGCATGTCGTGGTTGCGCTCGAGGCGCTCATCGAAAGCGGGCTCGCAGACCACTTCATTCCCGAGATACCGGCCCTTGCTGTCGAGCAGGACCCCGTTCACCGGCACAAGGATGTGCTCGCACATACGATCGCCGTTGTCGGCAAGACCGATGCTGGCCGCGAAGAGCCGAGGCTCGAGGTGAGGCTTGCCGCCCTCTTTCACGACATCGGCAAGCCAGCCACGCGTGAGTATTCGGGGAACGGGGTGTCGTTCCACCACCACGAGGTGGTCGGTGCCCGCATGGCGCGGAAGCGGATGAAGGCGATGCGCTATCCGAACCATGTCGTCCAAGATGTCGGCAACCTCGTCTTTCTCCACATGCGGCCCCACACCTACAAGATGGGTTGGACCGACGCTGCCGTGCGTCGGTATGTCCGCGACGCCGGACCGCTGCTGGATCAGCTGAACGAACTCGTGCGGTGCGATGTCACGACGCGGAACGAGCAGCGCGCGCGAGCCATCTCGCGCCGGATCGATGAGCTCGAGGAGCGGATCGTCTCCCTGCGAGCCCAAGAGGAGCTCGACGCGCTCCGGCCACCGATCGACGGGAATCAGGTCATGGATTATCTCGGCCTCGAGCCATCGCGAGAGGTTGGCCGCATCATGGACATGTTGCTCGAGAAGCGGATCGAAGACGGCCCCTACACCGAAGAGGAGGCCTACGCGATGCTGGACGCGTGGGCAGCAGCGTCGTCGGACACGCGGGGGTGA
- a CDS encoding ABC transporter permease: protein MGNVLAAFADILSSPTMYASAVRFAAFLGFAALGELVAERAGTINISVEGSLLAGAFVGSVGYSTTGSVWLGLILGMIGGLSVALVQANMSHRLTADQFVVGLTANVLVLGLAGYLSSIVDPATRRASIVEIPVLSDIPLIGPALFGQTWPTYLLYPLIPITWWLLYRTRWGLEVRSVGENPQASDASGIDVNRRRRESIYYMGILAGLGGAFLVLGQVGTYDTLAVGGRGFIAVAAVYFGGWRLGGVVLGVMVFGFADAFRLAVPVLGYQVNAQFLAALPYLITLVVMFALTRSSRQPAALAQPFIRGLR, encoded by the coding sequence GTGGGTAATGTCCTCGCCGCGTTCGCGGACATCTTGAGCAGTCCAACCATGTATGCGAGCGCCGTACGGTTCGCCGCATTCCTCGGATTCGCTGCACTCGGTGAGTTGGTGGCGGAGCGTGCCGGGACGATCAACATCTCAGTGGAGGGTTCTCTTCTAGCGGGCGCATTTGTGGGGTCGGTTGGCTACTCGACCACCGGGTCGGTGTGGCTCGGTCTGATCCTTGGGATGATCGGTGGCCTATCCGTTGCGCTCGTTCAAGCGAACATGAGCCATAGGCTCACTGCTGACCAGTTCGTGGTTGGTCTCACCGCCAATGTCCTCGTGCTGGGCCTTGCCGGGTATCTCAGCTCGATTGTCGATCCAGCGACCCGTCGGGCTTCGATCGTGGAGATTCCCGTCCTTTCCGATATTCCGCTGATCGGACCAGCGCTATTCGGTCAGACCTGGCCTACCTACTTGCTCTATCCGCTCATTCCGATTACATGGTGGCTTCTCTATCGCACGCGCTGGGGGCTTGAGGTTCGATCGGTAGGGGAGAACCCCCAAGCGAGTGATGCCTCAGGAATCGATGTCAATCGCCGTCGACGAGAGTCGATCTACTACATGGGAATACTCGCCGGACTCGGCGGCGCCTTTCTCGTGCTCGGACAGGTCGGGACCTACGACACCCTTGCGGTCGGAGGTCGCGGCTTCATCGCGGTGGCTGCTGTGTACTTCGGGGGATGGCGCTTGGGGGGCGTGGTTCTCGGGGTAATGGTCTTTGGGTTCGCTGACGCCTTTCGACTGGCGGTTCCAGTTCTCGGTTACCAGGTGAACGCGCAGTTCCTCGCAGCGCTTCCCTATCTGATCACGCTGGTTGTCATGTTCGCCCTCACCCGTTCGAGCCGACAACCCGCTGCGCTTGCACAGCCGTTCATCAGGGGCCTTCGATGA
- a CDS encoding argininosuccinate synthase, producing MNRNINKVVLAYSGGLDTSVILRWIIEEYGAQVVAYTADVGQGEETEEARAKALRTGAVEAICEDLTEEFVTDYVFPAFRASSLYEGYYLMGTSLARPVISKGLVRAAINTGADAIAHGATGKGNDQVRFELSAYALKPDIKVIAPWREWDLKGRADCVAYAEAHGIPTPVTPDKPYSMDANLLHISYEGGVLEDPWTGPPAGMFKMTVDPEDAPDEPEFVTVGYEAGDPVSVNGDRLGPVELLTTLNELGGRHGVGRVDIVENRFVGMKSRGVYETPGGTILYHAHRAVESLTLDREVAHLRDELSNRYAEMVYNGFWFAPEREALQQFMDDLQKPVTGEARIKLYKGQAIVDGRRSDTHALYDEATVTFEADDVYNQSDAEGFIRLQSLRLRTFAEKRLGEGE from the coding sequence ATGAACAGGAACATCAACAAGGTGGTGCTTGCCTACAGCGGCGGGCTCGACACTTCGGTGATCCTGCGATGGATCATCGAGGAGTACGGTGCGCAGGTCGTCGCCTACACCGCCGATGTCGGCCAAGGGGAGGAAACGGAGGAGGCGAGGGCGAAGGCCCTCCGGACCGGGGCCGTCGAGGCGATCTGTGAGGACCTGACGGAGGAGTTCGTCACCGACTATGTCTTCCCCGCGTTCCGAGCGTCGTCACTGTACGAGGGGTACTACCTCATGGGAACATCGCTCGCGCGGCCGGTCATCTCCAAAGGGCTGGTGCGTGCCGCGATCAACACCGGCGCCGACGCCATCGCGCACGGCGCCACCGGCAAGGGGAACGACCAGGTCCGCTTCGAGCTCTCCGCGTACGCGCTCAAGCCGGACATCAAGGTCATCGCACCCTGGCGCGAGTGGGATCTCAAGGGGCGCGCGGACTGCGTCGCCTACGCGGAGGCGCATGGCATCCCGACGCCGGTGACTCCGGACAAGCCCTACTCGATGGATGCGAACCTGCTCCACATCTCGTACGAGGGAGGCGTGCTCGAGGATCCGTGGACAGGGCCGCCAGCAGGCATGTTCAAGATGACCGTCGATCCCGAGGATGCCCCTGACGAGCCCGAGTTCGTCACCGTCGGCTACGAGGCGGGTGACCCCGTTTCCGTCAACGGGGACCGTCTGGGTCCAGTCGAGTTGTTGACGACGCTCAACGAGCTCGGCGGACGGCACGGGGTTGGTCGGGTCGATATCGTCGAGAACCGCTTCGTCGGGATGAAGTCGCGCGGCGTGTACGAGACCCCGGGCGGGACGATCCTGTATCACGCCCATCGGGCCGTCGAGTCCCTCACGCTCGACCGTGAGGTTGCCCATCTGCGAGACGAACTCTCGAACCGGTACGCCGAGATGGTGTACAACGGCTTTTGGTTTGCCCCAGAGCGCGAGGCATTGCAGCAGTTCATGGACGATCTCCAGAAGCCGGTCACCGGCGAGGCGCGCATCAAGCTGTATAAGGGCCAGGCGATCGTCGACGGGCGCCGTTCGGACACGCACGCTCTCTACGACGAGGCGACGGTGACCTTCGAAGCCGACGATGTCTACAACCAGTCCGATGCCGAGGGGTTCATCAGGCTCCAATCGTTGCGCCTCCGAACCTTTGCCGAGAAGCGGCTCGGGGAGGGGGAGTAG
- a CDS encoding alpha/beta hydrolase — protein sequence MPVARINGADLYHEVHGSGNTVLLTHGSWGDSTAWRAVVPGLAKGYEVVTWDRRGHSRSSAGDGPDTLDQDAADLAGLIDHLGRRGAHVYGTSSGGAVVLKMLVTHPDLVSSVAVHEPALPGLLEDTADEATARTLREMNRDLDAVKTMIESGRDEAATEYFIDNVAVGSGAWDQFPEEVKSAYIANAGTYAGELSDPTAFVVDTDALAESTVPILVTLGTESPRLLVETTMELIRQVPTVRVETLEGVGHVPYRTHPDQWLATLFDFYRTMEANKARFRETP from the coding sequence ATGCCAGTTGCGCGGATCAACGGCGCCGATCTGTACCACGAGGTGCACGGTTCCGGTAACACGGTGCTACTCACCCACGGATCCTGGGGAGATTCCACCGCATGGCGAGCCGTCGTGCCGGGACTGGCCAAGGGATACGAAGTGGTCACATGGGACAGGCGTGGGCACAGTCGGAGCTCGGCAGGCGACGGACCTGACACCTTGGATCAAGACGCTGCCGATCTAGCCGGCCTCATCGACCATCTCGGCCGGCGCGGAGCACATGTGTACGGGACATCGTCCGGTGGGGCTGTGGTCTTGAAGATGCTGGTGACCCACCCGGATCTCGTCTCCAGTGTCGCAGTACATGAGCCGGCCCTGCCCGGCCTCTTGGAAGACACCGCAGACGAAGCCACCGCTAGGACACTCAGGGAAATGAACCGTGACCTCGACGCGGTGAAGACGATGATCGAGTCCGGCCGAGATGAGGCCGCAACCGAGTACTTCATCGACAATGTGGCCGTCGGGTCGGGAGCATGGGATCAGTTCCCGGAGGAGGTGAAGTCGGCCTACATCGCCAATGCGGGCACCTACGCTGGAGAACTCTCCGATCCAACGGCATTCGTGGTAGACACGGACGCCCTTGCGGAGAGCACCGTTCCGATCCTTGTCACCCTCGGAACCGAGAGTCCGCGCCTGCTGGTCGAAACGACAATGGAACTCATCCGACAGGTGCCTACGGTACGAGTCGAGACGCTCGAGGGGGTTGGGCATGTGCCCTACCGGACCCATCCTGATCAGTGGCTCGCCACCCTGTTCGACTTCTATCGAACCATGGAAGCCAACAAGGCGCGATTCCGCGAAACGCCTTGA
- a CDS encoding arginine repressor translates to MRTDTHTRRRAIRSMLASSHPGTQAEIRSHLAEQGFEVTQATISRDLDAVGAVRVRADGGTVYQLGDPIHDDETTTVLHDAVDEFVTSIAVSGNLVVLKVPPGAAHLVASRIDAAAVEGVVGSVAGDDTILVVVDQSVDAAVVASRLQGVDT, encoded by the coding sequence GTGAGAACCGACACGCACACCCGTCGGCGAGCAATCCGCTCCATGTTGGCGTCGTCGCATCCGGGGACGCAGGCCGAGATCCGTTCCCATCTCGCCGAGCAGGGCTTTGAGGTCACGCAGGCGACAATCTCGCGGGATCTCGACGCCGTTGGAGCCGTTCGCGTCAGGGCCGATGGTGGGACCGTCTATCAGCTCGGCGATCCAATCCATGATGATGAAACGACAACGGTTCTGCACGACGCCGTCGATGAGTTCGTCACGAGCATCGCGGTCTCAGGCAATCTCGTCGTGTTGAAGGTGCCGCCGGGGGCAGCCCATCTGGTGGCTAGCAGGATCGATGCAGCCGCCGTGGAGGGTGTTGTCGGCTCGGTCGCCGGTGACGACACGATCCTCGTCGTCGTCGATCAATCGGTCGATGCGGCCGTCGTGGCAAGCAGGCTGCAGGGAGTCGACACATGA
- a CDS encoding DUF3052 domain-containing protein yields the protein MVGYSGTPLAKKMRIVEESRVLTIRAPDAFPSWLAPLPEGVQVSSRLRVADVVVAFCVTEQDLMRALPRATRAIGPTGTVWTAWPKKASGISSPLQKRETMMSVMEPSGLVDVKVGAISEVWSGLMWLVRRDLRDHWPPAGL from the coding sequence ATGGTCGGATACTCGGGTACGCCCCTCGCCAAGAAGATGCGGATCGTCGAAGAGTCGAGAGTTTTGACAATCCGGGCCCCCGATGCCTTTCCATCGTGGCTCGCACCACTCCCGGAAGGCGTACAGGTCTCGTCGCGCCTTCGTGTCGCTGATGTCGTGGTTGCCTTCTGTGTCACTGAGCAGGACCTCATGAGAGCCCTGCCGAGAGCCACAAGAGCGATCGGCCCGACCGGCACTGTGTGGACCGCTTGGCCAAAGAAGGCGTCAGGGATCAGCAGTCCTCTCCAGAAGCGAGAGACGATGATGTCCGTGATGGAACCCAGCGGGCTCGTGGATGTGAAGGTCGGTGCGATATCGGAGGTCTGGTCCGGTCTCATGTGGCTCGTGCGCCGCGACCTGAGAGACCACTGGCCACCGGCCGGGCTCTGA